A DNA window from Hevea brasiliensis isolate MT/VB/25A 57/8 chromosome 2, ASM3005281v1, whole genome shotgun sequence contains the following coding sequences:
- the LOC110661709 gene encoding cytochrome P450 709B2 yields MGYVGVVLVGLVIVVVIRKIWQVFKIVVWRPYVLTKTFEKQGIRGPSYKLLHGSLEEIKELKKLATETVLDTNSNDITRRILPHYHKWSSQYGDTLLYWHGTQPRITITNPELAKQILSNKFGFYEKPKSRPSIRYLTGYGLILVQGLDWVRHRRVLNPAFSIDKLKIMIKKMAECTISMLDEWKNLAGVAADQRIKIEMNGNFQKLTADIIAHTAFGSSYMEGREAFKALRELQKCCVASITDIFIPGSQYLPTPSNIQMWKLNRKLENSLKGIIESRMRAKARTDGCYGDDLLGIMIESSETIADDTKITSKLNMKEIMENCKSFFFAGHETTSNLLTWTVFLLSIHTEWQERLREEVLKECGMGIPDADMLAKLKLVNMVLLEALRLYCPVIMLLRKTSEDMKLGNLLIPKETCITIPIIKIHRSKEYWGEDANEFNPIRFANGVSKAGKHPNALLAFSIGPRVCIGQNFAMLEAKTVLALILQRFSLSLSPEYKHAPVDFLTLHPQYGLPINVKSLLF; encoded by the exons ATGGGTTATGTAGGTGTTGTTTTGGTGGGTCTGGTAATTGTTGTTGTTATTAGAAAGATTTGGCAGGTGTTTAAGATTGTGGTGTGGAGGCCATATGTCTTGACTAAAACCTTTGAGAAGCAAGGAATCAGAGGACCATCTTACAAGCTCCTTCATGGTTCCCTTGAGGAGATCAAGGAGCTGAAGAAGCTTGCAACAGAAACGGTTTTAGATACAAATTCCAATGATATCACTCGCAGAATTCTCCCACACTATCACAAATGGTCCTCCCAATACG GCGACACACTGCTGTATTGGCATGGTACACAACCAAGAATCACAATAACAAACCCAGAGCTGGCCAAGCAAATACTCTCAAACAAGTTCGGCTTCTATGAGAAACCCAAGTCTAGGCCTTCAATACGATATCTCACCGGGTATGGATTGATTCTCGTTCAAGGACTAGACTGGGTTAGGCACAGAAGGGTTCTCAATCCTGCTTTCTCCATTGACAAACTTAAG ATTATGATAAAGAAAATGGCTGAATGCACAATTTCAATGCTTGATGAGTGGAAAAATCTGGCTGGAGTGGCTGCCGATCAACGTATCAAGATAGAGATGAATGGAAATTTTCAGAAGCTTACGGCTGATATCATTGCCCACACTGCCTTTGGCAGTAGTTACATGGAGGGAAGAGAAGCCTTTAAAGCACTAAGAGAGCTTCAAAAATGTTGTGTTGCTTCAATTACTGATATTTTCATCCCCGGTAGCCA GTATCTGCCTACTCCATCGAATATTCAGATGTGGAAGCTAAACAGGAAGCTAGAGAACTCATTGAAGGGCATCATAGAAAGTAGAATGAGGGCAAAAGCTAGGACAGATGGTTGTTATGGAGATGATCTTCTTGGTATAATGATTGAATCTTCAGAAACAATAGCTGATGACACCAAAATTACTTCAAAGTTGAACATGAAGGAAATCATGGAAAATTGCAAATCATTCTTCTTTGCTGGGCACGAGACCACGTCCAATTTACTAACTTGGACAGTCTTCTTGTTGAGCATACACACAGAATGGCAAGAAAGACTTAGAGAAGAGGTGTTGAAGGAATGTGGGATGGGAATTCCAGATGCAGACATGTTAGCTAAGTTAAAATTGGTTAACATGGTTCTGCTCGAGGCTTTGAGGCTGTACTGTCCAGTGATAATGTTGCTCAGGAAGACATCAGAAGATATGAAACTGGGAAATTTGCTGATCCCAAAAGAAACATGTATAACAATTCCCATTATAAAGATTCACAGGAGCAAGGAATACTGGGGAGAGGATGCAAATGAATTCAATCCAATAAGGTTCGCGAATGGGGTCTCCAAGGCTGGAAAACACCCGAATGCTTTATTGGCCTTTTCAATCGGTCCCAGAGTTTGCATCGGCCAGAATTTTGCAATGCTGGAAGCAAAAACTGTTCTTGCATTGATTCTTCAGAGGTTTTCGCTATCCCTCTCCCCTGAGTATAAACACGCCCCAGTCGACTTTCTTACTCTGCATCCGCAGTATGGTCTACCCATTAATGTAAAATCTTTGCTTTTCTAA